The genomic segment ATTGATAGTACCAGACAGGGAAAGTATATAGGTCGTTCCAATGGATCTGCGAAGCAGAGGAATGGTAATCCTAAAGAACTTCTGCACTCCTGTTGCACCGTCAATGGAAGCAGCTTCATAAACCTCCTGGGAAATCCCGTCAATGGAAGCCACATGCATAACCATATAATAACCAATAGCCTGCCACACCAGGGCTGCACCGATACACCAGAGAGCCGTTTTTCCCTCTCCAAGCCATGCGTGTTTCCAAGTGGAGAGATGGAACAGATCCAGCATATGATTCAGAATTCCTCTTGTGGGATTAAACACAAAAGACCACACAATACCAACTACAGTCATGGAAACAATACTTGGGAAAAAGAATACGGTCCGGTAAAATGACTTTTCCTTGAGCTGTCCCTGAGTAAGGATAAATGCAAATACAAGACTTAGAAATATGGTCACAGCCGGGATTACCAGCATCAGCTTAAGAGTATTAAACAGTGCCTGAAGAAAATCCTTATCCTGGAACATATACTTGTAATTATCCAAAAATACAAATTTGCTGTTAAAGCCTACGCTAAGTGCAGTGGAACTGGTAAAAGACAGATAAATGGCATTTACCATAGGCACAATCATAAAAACAATGGTTAAAATCAATGCAGGAAGCGTACACAGGGCTATAAATAATCTGGGCTTCTTTACCACGCTTGTTCACCTCTTTAAATTTAAAGTATTTAATAAATGTGGATGACATCACCGATTGGCGATATATCTGTTCAGGGTTACAAAAGGCTGCTGCATAGCATACACTGTGTAGCAGCCTTTCCATGCTTTACCGTTTTTATCCGGCTGGTATATGAAGTTTAGTTGGCAGCTTCCATATCAGCACGAACCTGTGCAAAAGCATCTTCCACATTCTGTGCCCACTCTTCCACTGTCATTTCATCATTCATAACAGATGTAATCGGATTAAATATCTCATCTTTCGGGTTAACCTTGCAGTCAGCCGGAACTGCTGCGAAGCTCATAATCAGGGAGGAGGCAGTTGCCTCTTCGTAGATTCCGTACATGTTGTAGATTGCAGTAGACAGCTTATCTTTTGCTACTTCACGGGCACTCTTGGTAGCATAGAGGGCACCGGAAGCTTCTGCAAAAGCAGATACAGATTCATCACTATACAGGAAACGAAGAAATTCTTTTGCAAGTTCTGGATTCTTGGCAGCTGCCGGAATGGAAAACTGCTCGCAGCTGTCAAATACAT from the Blautia wexlerae DSM 19850 genome contains:
- a CDS encoding carbohydrate ABC transporter permease; the protein is MVKKPRLFIALCTLPALILTIVFMIVPMVNAIYLSFTSSTALSVGFNSKFVFLDNYKYMFQDKDFLQALFNTLKLMLVIPAVTIFLSLVFAFILTQGQLKEKSFYRTVFFFPSIVSMTVVGIVWSFVFNPTRGILNHMLDLFHLSTWKHAWLGEGKTALWCIGAALVWQAIGYYMVMHVASIDGISQEVYEAASIDGATGVQKFFRITIPLLRRSIGTTYILSLSGTINLSFTLSNVMTGGGPNGASSVLLQYMYTQGMRNANFGYAMAIAMFTLILAIVLAMISKKVSSEKE